Proteins from a genomic interval of Hornefia porci:
- a CDS encoding tRNA threonylcarbamoyladenosine dehydratase encodes MNQFSRMELVMGAEALEILNRSRVAVFGVGGVGGYVVEALTRSGIGELDIIDDDKVCLTNLNRQIIATRDTVGRQKVDVCEERILSINPDVTVHKHQTFYLPEKAAEFDFVHYDYIVDAIDTVSAKLDLVMQAQKHGVPIIAAMGCGNRVDPGRLVCTDIYKTEMDPLSKVMRRELKKRGVRGLKVVYSTEPPIKPYISEANSCHSHCICPPGVQRTCLQRRSVPGSTAFVPAAAGLMIASEVVRDLTSFDPKGRVKGGRQ; translated from the coding sequence ATGAATCAATTTTCGCGGATGGAACTTGTTATGGGAGCAGAAGCCCTGGAAATTCTGAACAGAAGTCGCGTAGCGGTCTTCGGCGTCGGAGGCGTGGGCGGATACGTGGTGGAGGCGTTGACGCGGAGCGGAATCGGCGAGCTGGACATTATTGATGACGACAAAGTGTGTCTGACCAATCTCAACCGTCAGATTATCGCAACCAGAGATACCGTTGGCAGACAGAAAGTGGACGTTTGCGAGGAACGCATCCTTTCGATCAACCCCGATGTGACCGTTCACAAGCACCAGACCTTCTATCTGCCGGAGAAAGCAGCCGAATTTGATTTTGTTCACTACGACTACATCGTAGATGCCATCGACACCGTTTCAGCGAAGCTGGATCTCGTCATGCAGGCGCAGAAACACGGCGTACCCATCATTGCCGCCATGGGCTGCGGAAACCGCGTGGACCCGGGCAGACTGGTATGCACGGACATTTACAAAACAGAAATGGATCCGCTTTCCAAGGTCATGCGCAGAGAACTGAAAAAAAGAGGCGTTCGCGGACTGAAGGTTGTCTATTCGACGGAACCTCCAATCAAGCCCTACATCAGCGAGGCAAATTCGTGCCACAGCCACTGCATCTGCCCGCCGGGAGTTCAGCGAACCTGCCTGCAGCGCAGAAGCGTTCCGGGATCAACGGCTTTTGTGCCCGCCGCCGCAGGACTGATGATCGCATCAGAAGTCGTTCGTGACCTGACGTCTTTCGACCCGAAGGGACGCGTCAAGGGCGGCCGCCAGTAG
- a CDS encoding DUF1015 domain-containing protein: MSKYDWGKFGLHIPEIMIPREGTDYSRWAVVACDQYTSEPEYWQEAEKIVGDAPSTLRLMLPEIYLEKEGEAERIRDIRKAMDDYIEHGILKKLPAGCMLVKRTAAGRTRLGLVIATDLESYDFNKGSTSLTRATEGTVVERIPPRLRIREGAPLEMPHIMILIDDPDKTVIEPLVNAPKKRIYDTDLMLEGGHITGDFIKEADLEGMRQALSELYDKAVEKYGDGNVIFQAMGDGNHSLATAKTNWENLKKTLSPEEQKTHPARYALCEIENIHDDGIVFEPIHRVIFAKKGQSGMDLVNETVELLASQNGGAHLAEEGAEAREGCFAIPYLTAEQKGTIIVEHPANKLEVGALQNALDVIVKERGDADIDYIHGTKAVETLSDKPGNAGFMLPAMDKSMLFPAVAADGALPRKTFSMGEANEKRYYIESRYIGK; the protein is encoded by the coding sequence ATGTCGAAATACGATTGGGGAAAATTCGGACTTCACATCCCGGAGATCATGATTCCGCGGGAGGGGACCGATTACAGCAGATGGGCTGTCGTGGCCTGCGACCAGTACACTTCCGAGCCGGAATACTGGCAGGAGGCGGAAAAAATCGTGGGCGACGCGCCTTCGACTCTGCGTCTGATGCTCCCGGAAATTTATCTGGAAAAGGAAGGCGAAGCGGAACGCATCCGTGATATCCGCAAAGCCATGGACGACTACATCGAACACGGCATCCTGAAAAAGCTGCCGGCAGGCTGCATGCTGGTCAAACGGACCGCCGCAGGCCGCACCCGCCTCGGTCTGGTCATTGCCACCGATCTGGAAAGCTACGACTTCAACAAAGGCTCCACATCTCTGACCCGTGCGACGGAAGGGACCGTGGTAGAGCGCATCCCGCCGCGCCTGCGAATCCGCGAGGGTGCGCCGCTGGAAATGCCGCACATCATGATTCTGATCGACGATCCGGACAAAACCGTCATCGAACCGCTGGTCAACGCTCCGAAAAAACGCATCTACGATACCGATCTGATGCTGGAGGGCGGCCATATCACCGGCGATTTCATTAAAGAGGCCGATCTGGAGGGCATGCGCCAGGCACTTTCGGAGCTCTACGACAAGGCCGTTGAAAAATACGGCGACGGCAACGTCATCTTCCAGGCCATGGGAGACGGGAACCATTCCCTGGCTACCGCCAAAACCAACTGGGAAAACCTGAAGAAGACACTTAGCCCCGAGGAGCAGAAAACACATCCTGCCCGCTATGCACTTTGTGAGATCGAAAACATCCACGACGACGGCATCGTATTCGAACCAATTCACCGCGTGATCTTCGCCAAAAAAGGTCAGAGCGGCATGGATCTGGTCAACGAGACTGTGGAGCTGCTGGCGTCCCAGAACGGCGGTGCGCATCTGGCAGAGGAAGGTGCCGAGGCGCGCGAGGGGTGCTTCGCGATTCCTTATCTGACGGCGGAGCAGAAGGGCACGATTATCGTGGAACATCCCGCGAACAAATTGGAGGTCGGCGCGCTGCAGAACGCGCTTGACGTTATCGTCAAGGAACGCGGGGATGCGGATATCGACTATATTCACGGCACAAAGGCTGTCGAGACGCTTTCCGACAAACCCGGGAACGCCGGATTCATGCTTCCGGCCATGGACAAATCCATGCTGTTCCCTGCGGTTGCCGCAGACGGCGCGCTGCCGCGCAAGACATTCTCCATGGGCGAAGCCAACGAGAAGAGATATTACATCGAGAGCCGCTACATCGGAAAATAG
- a CDS encoding DMT family transporter — translation MKKSVAYGLVMVVSVFWGMSFIVLTQLLKWLGTMEILALRWTLASVIFACLIGAGRIRINLRGKNAKFLFLTGLTEPCIYSVFEIYGLKYSSASISSIFIATIPCATLLVSILFFHKKPGRMGVLSILLAFAGVVVTTVFSPAFIGGGQTLGYLFMTGAVMAGTVFGFFSSKSGEEYEPMAITAMMSFMGMILFNGICLLEGGWSQMYVTFFTHWQVAAGIAFLGVCCSVICYAGFNKLLCTLDISIANNLTSAMITIIGVVAGVTVNGDPAGIYTVIGLTMTVSGVWLSSKSM, via the coding sequence ATGAAAAAAAGTGTTGCGTATGGACTGGTGATGGTGGTTTCAGTATTCTGGGGGATGTCGTTTATTGTCCTGACACAGCTGTTGAAATGGCTGGGAACGATGGAGATTCTGGCACTCCGGTGGACGCTCGCGTCTGTTATTTTCGCGTGTCTGATCGGCGCGGGGCGAATCCGCATCAATCTGCGCGGGAAGAATGCGAAATTCCTGTTCCTCACAGGCCTCACAGAGCCGTGCATTTATTCTGTTTTTGAGATTTACGGTCTGAAATACTCTTCAGCTTCCATCAGTTCTATCTTTATCGCTACGATTCCGTGTGCAACACTGCTGGTTTCAATTTTGTTTTTTCACAAAAAACCCGGTCGGATGGGTGTACTCAGCATTCTTCTGGCGTTTGCCGGAGTTGTGGTGACTACTGTGTTTTCACCGGCGTTTATCGGCGGTGGTCAGACGCTTGGCTATCTGTTCATGACCGGCGCGGTGATGGCCGGCACTGTATTTGGCTTTTTCAGTTCTAAATCCGGGGAGGAATACGAGCCGATGGCCATTACGGCCATGATGTCGTTCATGGGAATGATTCTGTTTAATGGAATCTGTCTTCTGGAGGGCGGCTGGAGTCAGATGTATGTGACTTTTTTCACTCACTGGCAGGTGGCGGCGGGAATCGCATTCCTGGGAGTGTGCTGTTCTGTAATCTGCTACGCAGGATTCAATAAACTTCTTTGTACTTTGGATATTTCTATCGCGAATAATCTCACTTCTGCAATGATAACGATCATCGGCGTCGTCGCTGGGGTCACGGTCAACGGTGACCCGGCAGGTATCTACACCGTAATCGGACTGACGATGACCGTCAGCGGAGTCTGGCTGTCCTCGAAGAGCATGTAG
- a CDS encoding glutathionylspermidine synthase family protein, with the protein MKNTRKEINEDCERYITAHYDEVKAACLAIREKLPDSPLYCNGHLLARPLTMQKIYTKEDEMVFADVVSTMHSICCKVIHRYLADAGYRSLFPFSRELEELILTDPGYDQPLPVARFDIFYNEDTGSYKFCEINTDGTSAMNEDVVWNRLMEDNPAHMYIRQKYGLTQRELFDSWISAFMDIYSGYKGRVAHPAVAVVDFLDTGTLTEFQEFARHFRKAGYDCHVCDARELRYDGEHLRTKDGTVIDAVYRRAVTSDLMAHFDEVRPLINAIRDRHVFLAGSLRTQVVHNKAFFTIMHLPRTQEFLSDKEKAFIREHIPYTCDFGPASIELDEVLNNKDRYILKPNDSYGASGVADGLGHSPEEWEKICREYYGSGFICQEYCHPYESRNIDFMFGDGRFHSYINMTGLYAYNGKYAGAYTRLSRETLIVSYGNERSVASYYI; encoded by the coding sequence ATGAAAAATACCCGAAAAGAAATCAACGAGGACTGCGAGCGCTATATCACCGCGCATTACGACGAAGTAAAAGCAGCCTGCCTGGCGATCCGGGAAAAGCTTCCGGACTCACCTTTGTACTGCAACGGTCACCTGCTGGCGCGTCCGCTGACGATGCAGAAGATCTACACTAAGGAGGATGAAATGGTCTTCGCCGATGTCGTCTCCACCATGCACAGCATCTGCTGCAAGGTCATTCACCGCTACCTTGCCGACGCCGGCTACCGGAGTCTTTTCCCCTTCAGCCGCGAGCTGGAGGAGCTGATTCTGACTGACCCGGGCTACGACCAGCCCCTGCCCGTCGCCCGCTTCGACATCTTCTACAACGAGGACACCGGGAGCTATAAGTTTTGTGAAATCAACACTGACGGCACCAGCGCCATGAACGAGGACGTCGTCTGGAACCGGCTCATGGAGGATAATCCCGCTCATATGTACATCCGGCAGAAGTACGGTCTGACCCAGAGAGAACTCTTCGATTCCTGGATCTCGGCGTTCATGGACATCTACTCCGGGTACAAAGGCAGGGTCGCCCATCCCGCTGTCGCGGTCGTCGATTTTCTGGATACCGGGACCCTCACCGAATTTCAGGAATTCGCCCGGCACTTCCGGAAGGCCGGCTACGACTGTCATGTCTGTGACGCGCGGGAGCTTCGCTACGACGGAGAACATCTGAGAACAAAGGACGGTACAGTCATCGATGCGGTCTACCGCCGGGCGGTAACCTCCGATCTGATGGCACATTTCGACGAGGTCCGGCCTCTGATAAACGCGATACGGGACAGGCACGTCTTTCTTGCCGGATCACTGCGAACCCAGGTGGTTCATAACAAAGCATTTTTCACGATCATGCACCTTCCCCGGACACAGGAATTCCTCAGCGACAAAGAAAAAGCCTTCATCAGGGAACATATTCCCTATACCTGTGATTTCGGACCAGCAAGCATAGAGCTGGATGAGGTTCTGAACAACAAGGACCGGTACATCCTGAAGCCCAACGACTCCTACGGCGCCAGCGGCGTAGCCGACGGACTCGGCCACAGCCCGGAGGAATGGGAGAAAATATGCCGCGAATACTACGGCAGCGGCTTCATCTGCCAGGAATACTGCCATCCATACGAAAGCCGGAACATCGATTTCATGTTCGGCGACGGCCGGTTCCACAGCTACATCAACATGACCGGACTTTACGCCTACAACGGAAAGTACGCAGGCGCCTACACCCGCCTTTCCCGCGAAACACTGATCGTCTCCTACGGAAACGAGCGCAGCGTGGCGAGCTATTACATTTAG
- a CDS encoding sensor histidine kinase — MNAMSSHLKGQIRQTLILSLITICVAQINLHIFTETFTISLATVCLPAFMYLLDDVAILPLSLLSGFGIFGSRVLIHAVQTGSASGAADDYMPEIIFYFALGLLLFLFDHLIRHRRKLLLFIPGVMCIDYLSNALELFARIQTASYALDSQLVLIVVAGIRGLILTVVLASLDRYRIMLLTRTHAERYQRLIMLISRLKGETVWMNKNAAMIEETMNTSYALYTDLLNSGGPDSERQARQALSVAKDVHEIKKEYILIQRGLSEAMQSETESDGMLLTEIFTILTQSVRDEYADSGRVPLITMESENRLYTREPYLFLSIFHNLITNAVEAAQKRTCAVSITETEGERSYIFTVHDNGPGIPIKYRDRIFSPRFSTKVNYETGAVNRGLGLCIVKDMVEQNLGGTIRLPDSPGGAAFVITIPKERMEEAT; from the coding sequence ATGAACGCCATGTCATCTCATCTGAAAGGACAGATCCGGCAGACTCTCATTCTGAGCCTGATCACTATCTGTGTCGCCCAGATTAATCTCCATATCTTCACGGAAACCTTCACCATCTCTCTGGCGACGGTCTGTCTCCCAGCCTTCATGTACCTGCTTGACGATGTGGCGATCCTGCCGCTGTCGCTGCTCTCCGGATTCGGAATCTTCGGGAGCCGCGTACTGATTCACGCCGTGCAGACGGGCAGCGCCTCCGGAGCGGCAGACGATTACATGCCGGAGATCATCTTCTACTTCGCGCTGGGGCTTCTGCTTTTCCTGTTCGATCATCTCATCCGTCACCGGCGGAAGCTTCTCCTCTTCATTCCGGGCGTCATGTGCATCGACTATCTGTCCAACGCGCTGGAGCTTTTCGCCCGCATACAGACCGCCTCCTACGCCCTGGATTCTCAGCTCGTCCTGATTGTCGTCGCCGGCATCCGCGGTCTGATTCTCACCGTTGTTCTGGCTTCTCTGGACCGCTACCGTATCATGCTCCTGACCCGGACGCACGCGGAACGCTATCAGCGTCTGATCATGCTGATCTCCCGCCTGAAGGGAGAGACCGTCTGGATGAACAAAAACGCCGCGATGATTGAAGAGACCATGAACACCTCCTACGCCCTGTACACCGATCTTCTGAACTCCGGAGGTCCGGACAGCGAGCGGCAGGCCCGGCAGGCTCTGAGTGTCGCCAAGGACGTACACGAAATCAAGAAGGAATACATCCTTATCCAGCGTGGGCTGTCGGAAGCCATGCAGAGCGAAACGGAATCCGACGGCATGCTGCTGACGGAAATCTTCACCATCCTAACTCAGTCGGTCCGGGACGAATACGCCGATTCCGGGCGGGTTCCTCTGATTACCATGGAGAGCGAAAACCGGCTGTACACCCGGGAGCCCTATCTTTTCCTTTCGATTTTTCATAATCTGATTACCAACGCCGTCGAGGCGGCGCAGAAGCGCACCTGCGCGGTAAGCATTACGGAAACAGAAGGAGAACGCAGTTACATCTTCACCGTGCACGACAACGGTCCGGGGATTCCGATCAAGTACCGCGACCGGATTTTCAGCCCCCGCTTCTCCACAAAGGTCAATTACGAGACAGGAGCTGTGAACCGCGGCCTGGGACTGTGCATCGTGAAGGATATGGTGGAACAAAATCTGGGCGGCACGATCCGCCTGCCCGATTCCCCAGGCGGCGCAGCCTTTGTTATCACCATTCCTAAGGAAAGAATGGAGGAAGCCACATGA